One region of Hymenobacter sediminicola genomic DNA includes:
- a CDS encoding 1-acyl-sn-glycerol-3-phosphate acyltransferase yields MASRKTSTFWYYISKAIFAVAGWRLGPQVPPEIKKSMMIAAPHTSNWDFIFARAAFFLMDVDVRLTIKKEWTTIPLLGGLVRSLGGLAVDRSKNNSLVDGMVQLFKERNELVILITPEGTRNYQPKWRKGFYHAAMGAGVPILLGYLDYKNKEAGVGPAFWPTGDYEKDLEEIKAFYRTKQGRFPEKGVR; encoded by the coding sequence ATGGCCTCTCGCAAGACCTCCACTTTCTGGTACTACATTTCTAAAGCAATTTTTGCCGTAGCTGGCTGGCGGCTGGGGCCACAGGTTCCGCCCGAAATCAAGAAGAGCATGATGATTGCCGCGCCGCACACCAGCAACTGGGACTTCATCTTTGCCCGCGCCGCGTTTTTCCTCATGGACGTGGATGTGCGGCTTACCATCAAGAAGGAGTGGACTACCATTCCGCTGCTGGGCGGGCTGGTTCGCTCGTTGGGCGGCTTGGCTGTGGACCGCAGCAAGAACAACAGCCTCGTGGATGGCATGGTGCAGCTGTTTAAGGAGCGCAACGAGTTAGTGATTCTCATTACGCCAGAAGGCACGCGCAACTACCAGCCCAAGTGGCGCAAAGGATTCTACCATGCAGCCATGGGCGCGGGCGTCCCCATTCTGCTCGGTTACCTCGATTATAAAAACAAGGAGGCCGGCGTGGGCCCCGCGTTCTGGCCCACCGGCGACTACGAAAAGGACTTGGAGGAAATTAAAGCCTTCTACCGTACCAAGCAGGGCCGCTTCCCCGAAAAAGGTGTACGTTAG